The sequence below is a genomic window from Bombus affinis isolate iyBomAffi1 chromosome 13, iyBomAffi1.2, whole genome shotgun sequence.
ACTAGGCAACTCTGATATAAATAGTCAGCATAAATTAAGTATATTGTTCcgaaataattttttcatttcttactatttttcttaaaagtcccatattttaaagaatattatttGTCAATATTTTGTATTCGATTTTATAAACATTTCGTTTTACTTTTGTTTAATGTACCAAATATATTAatacttttaaataattaatttaagttGTACGTGAAATATATAGTCGTATTTGCAAGTATCACATGTCAAAAATCATTAGTAACATTCTACCTAACATTACATTTGCATATAcactttttatcttttttcttcattttttttttttttttttttttttaagaatgaTTATGAATGTCCTTAGATTTTCGTAACCTAGCTTGCTAATACATTTAATCATATTACTTTAACCGGTCATAATATCACGTGCATTTTATTCTACTTTGTGTTTAACCATTGCGAGAAGCACGTTACATAAAAAAACCTGTTCTATAGAACATTCTTTAGTTTGTTTACATTTCTTTACTATATTACATAAAACATTCATTCAAAAtgaattattttgtaattaatagCCATTTTGTTGTCTATAATTACTGCCACTTCCACCTCCTCCTCCACTGCCTCCATATCCACCATTTTGACTATAACCACTGGAACCACCACCAGACCCTCCTCCATAATTGTTTTGAGAAAATGCTTTACTATTATAGTTGCCTCCTCCCACACCACCTACATAAACATAGATTATTtaataatgtacattaaaagagtaaagtagaaagaaaatagaactcttacaatttttatttgacgttatactgctATTATTACCATTCCATTTATTTCCTCGATCTCCTCCACCGCCATTAGAACGATCAAATCTGCCACCTCTCTCTCCGTCACGACCACCACGCGAACCACGGGAAGTGCCGCCACGGCCCCCAGAACCACGTCCTCCACCACCTCCACTACGTCCCCCATAACGACCTCCTACAGTAAAAAACATAAAACAAAGATTAAACGCAAAATTAATTACTTCAAAGAAAAATACATACTTTTATAGATATACATACTTTTATAAATGCCTGGATTCCTCGATAATTCATATAGTTTGGGATTTACAACTTGTTTTGCTTCTTCTAAAACTTGAATTAAGTCACTAGCCTTGTGTGCGTTACCAGGAGTGAAAAATGCGTACGCAGTTCCCGTACGCTGTGAACGTCCTGTACGACCAATCCGGTGTACATAGTCTTCAGAATTGGATGGATAATCCAAATTTATCACAAACTTAACATCTTCCAcatctatataacattaaaagtTATAATCATGAAAAACGAAAATTACTTCTGTCTTTGTGGTTCAATTAACTTACAAAGCGAATTAATTAAAGCATTAGTAGACATGTTATGTGCAATACAAATGGAATTAAAcagtatttttttatatataaaattttatgagataaaacattttatattagaaatatttattcatCATTATTCATCGCTATCTCCTCAGTCCTTAATTCCACTTATAATTTTCACATGAAATACACAAATGAGTTGACCACAAAgagcaaatttttatattatttacctgTGGTTGCCAAAAGCTGGAAACGTAAATACATTTTTGGAAATGTAGAGGAATCAGAGCTCAGATGGTTCTCATGGAATTCTCACTTTATGCGTTAGCGAGCTGTATATTTACTCTTAGTAACTTCACACCCTTCTCTCCCGCACCAAAGTATGGATCTGTGCTGGTCTTTCAAAATTTGGTCCTTGCGCATTGCTTCCGTGAGGTTGGAACATTGGATGAGCACCATGTGCATTCTCCGATCAACCCCACACGCATTCCATTGTATGAGTAATACCAACATTTATTTTGCACTGTTGGAAGTTTACAAACTTTCTTTTGCACTAATgcatatttttaacaatttgtAAATCGGACATATATAGATTATAAATTTAAACTAAATttactttttttaatttagTGGAAGTATAATTTAACAAACAGTGCAAAACAAAGTAATGCCGTTTCCTACCCTTCTAATCTAAGAAAATAAATGGTACAACATCTATCCTGTCTAGTAGTCCTTGTTTGCTAGATACCCTAACTCTATGATTTCCATACTTTGGACCGTCGCAGGTACAGAGTGAGAGTGTGTTTTTTCAAGTGGCACGGTGAGCCGAGGCACAGCGTTAGGTTAGCTTGTTGCACGGGGACAGACCAGCAGTCACGCCCCATTCAATTATATATTCCAAAGCAAGCTCTCCAGAGTTCTTATCATTGATAAAACTCCGTCGCATGTGCCTCTGAAAACACATAGAACAGCACGTTAATACCAGACTGACAAGACTTTTCTCAATCagaacaaaatttaaaaacatGAATCTTCTATCGTCTTACCTGTTTACCTACACTAATTTCAATGCTGAAATACTTTGACTTACTTTTAATTCCaatattgataataataataatatagcgCTATAATCAGGAATTATGATGTTCCTCAGAACATAACTCacgttttaaattaatattaaaatattcatttattaaaattaataaaactttattaagaaaatattacgttatagaattTATAGATTATTAGAGATTAAAAGTATGTCAAAATCCAcctaaattgtaataaaactaAAATTACGAAGTATCCCTTCAGTATTGTTGTGCTGAAAAGACGAAAATAACAGCATTAACTTTCTGTTTgtgattttataatatatcATTAAGTTCCCTAAATAATGAGTTAATGGAAATCAATTAAAATATCCTAAACGAAATAGGAAAGAGACCTGAATCAGTAATTGTATTAATTGATAGTTCTCTTCTTGAACCTTTGTGTTTTTTAAACAATTTCCATTCACACCAAGAAAGGACTAATGTCAATCAGTCTGGCACATGCCGTTATCCGTTGCCACATCACAATTATACAACTCTCACAAATGTGAAATAACCATCGCAGCCTGACCCTTACATCATACCCACTTGTATGTAAACGGATTCTTACCTAATCCTCTTGCTGCAACGTCTGTAGCTACTAGAATGGCAGATCTGCTATTCCGGAACTCTGAAATAAATTCTCTAGTATTGGACAGAATATgtttatatacataaaattttaCAGTTAATACTTACGATTTAATACATAATCTCTTTCTTGTTGGCTTTTATCTCCATGGATGCCAATTGCTTGCCATCCATACCTATTAATTGCACGTGTTATATCATCTACTTTCCTCTTAGTTTCAACGAAAATAATAGTTTTATTCTCTGGTTCATTTGATATTTCTTCTAAAAGTTTCATAAGTTTACCCTCTTTTTCATATTCTTCACATACATCAACAATTTGAAGGATATTATGATTAGCAGCTAATTGTAGAGAACCaatattaatttgtatataGTCAGTTAAAAATTCTTCTGCAAGATTGCGAACTTCCTTTGGCCATGTTGCTGACCACATAAGAGTTTGTCGATCAGGTCGGATCTGTTctacaatttttctaatttgTGGCTCAAAACCCATATCAAGCATTCTGTCAGCCTCATCAAGTACTAAGTATGTGCATCTACGTAAATTTGTTGTACCACGTTCTAGAAAGTCGATAAGTCGTCCAGGTGTTGCTATGCAGATTTCAACACCTCGCTCAAGATCACGAGCTTGTGGACCTTTTGGAGCTCCACCAAAAATACATGTATTTCTTACTTGTGACGAAATACCAAAATCTGATGCAACTTGTTGAATTTGCTGTGCAAGTTCTCTTGTTGGTGCTAAAATTAAAGCTATAGGACCATCATTTCTATTTAATCTTGGTTGATGATTTATATGTACTATTGCTGGTAAAATATATGCTAATGTTTTCCCAGACCCAGTTTGAGCAATTCCAACCATATCACGTCCAGATAAAGCAATAGGCCACCCTTGTGCCTGAATTGCAGTTGGTTCTCCAAAACCTTGCCTGCGAATTTCATTTAACACATAGTCTGGAAATCCACCTTCCtcaaaaaatatatttggcCCTGGCACATTTGTTCCTTTTACAGTAATTTCTTTATCTGAACGATAAGCTTCAACTAAATGTGAACTTCGAGTTGTAACATTAGGATGAGGTTGATAGAAATCTTTCCTAAATGGTGGTAATGTACTCATATCCCATCTTGGTTTTCGAAGCCGTTCCCCAGGTTGCCGGTTTTTAAAATTATTGTTTCCAAAATTACTATCTCTATTGGAATTACTACCAAATCTCCCACTTCCACTACTTCCATCTCGACCACTAAAACGACCTCCTCCGCGTACTCCTCCTCCCCCTCTTCTATCACTACGTTCACGATCACGATACGCCCTTAAACATAAAGTAATTTATATGTATTAACTAAATGTGAATACAGTACACAgtttatatacatagatataatTATGTGAACAGTTGAAAgtcatattataaaaaatattttcttttctaatatatcatatatcatttataacataagtatatgtatttaatactaTTTTAATCATATgaagtaaattaaattttaataatatagcTTAAACACGTGCTGTGAATTCGTgagattataattataaaatcaaGATCCATATATTTCATacttataaaaacaaattattaatattaaaactttCTTTTAATAACTAATATGTTACAAATAAGTTTAAAAGCCAGATATATATTAAGTACGAGCGCAAAAATTTCGTTAATATAAGAACAATATGGAGTAAAGCAGTCAATCATAGGCATCAAATGTCAATAAGAAATTTAAGGGAAATAAGTATTTTTACGTAATGGTAATAGAAATTTCATATAACTTACATTCTCATAAAGATACTTATTACTTCAAAATTAGAGTTACGATGATTTTCCTGAATAGAAACACGTACCACTAACAAGAACCAAGCAAAAGTATGTTCTACTTTCTACTACGCGTTCTCGTTATACGATTCGAAGAGGATCTGTGAAACAAATATCATGGCGTCGTATTGTATCAGGAAATACCTCCATTTTACtttcaattttatcattttatatatattaatactttTATCATTTAAACATACTTTAACcatgtacaaaatattttatttcttttttttcaactaTTAAAGTTTAAATATTAAGTATAAATATCTTATGAAATATAATTGCATAAAATACCGGAAATAATAGTATCGAGTAgggaaaaatacattaaaataaaatatcggaTTGATAAGCAAACTATCAACTTATTAATGTCTTTTGTTTTTATAGCTTATAGGTAAGAACAACTCagttaattttgttaaaaaggATACTTTTATTAATATAGCTTGAAATACACACgcacgcgcacacacacacacacacacacacaacatAAAACTATAACAAAATACATTTAGTTATAATTCTTTAATGGGAAATTTTAGTACTTATATAACTTGTTTGATATATTCATGCAGTGAAATaaacttaatttattttatacatgtaccgaaatttattgaataaaattttgtcaTAATAAATgaagaataatatatatatatatatttgtgaaaaatattaagtttaaaattttttgtaattatatttaataaacatcATTTAACATTCTATATGTATATGATATgtataacaaaatataataagCTAATTTcacttaaatattatttttcacaaAGCTtccttaattaaaatattttttactttaacacaaaatattattaacataaaatatagtgtaattataaattatataataaaaacataatatatatttattaacctgaaatgttttttaaaatattttgtataatgaaatctaatttttaacttttaaaataatacatacatatttaacaAACATTATTTTAACCATTACTAactatctttttatttttttctttatcatGTATATAAAACACATGATATTTTTTGGTTCTGTTTCATATTTTGtgtattctttattttatttatcttaagaTTAACACAAATGTAACTATACTGTTATTAACATACTTTGATAGTAAAATTTGTTTGTaatatagtatatgtattttTAGTATGTTGTTCCTCTATACTGATAAGTACTTCCATAATTATCTCCTCCTCCATAACTTGGAGTTAAATTGCTTTGCCCATAAGTTCTCTGTGTATACCCATACCCTGTATTCTGATTAGTTGAATTACTTTGTCTCATATTGTTATAGCTATTGTAATCTGAATTTGAATAATTGTTTGAAGTAGATTGATAAGAATTTCCACCACGACCTCTTCCTCTCGTAGAACCACCTCTTCCTCTGGTATCGGTATTACCTCGTCTAGTATTACTTCTGTCATTGCTCATAAATCGTTTGCCACCTTtcacaaaaaatacaaaataaatgaattatgaaatttatttaagcCTTACATGAAAACAATTtaaacacatacttctgcttcCATAACTTCCTGATTTAGCTAACTCTGCCATTTCAGTAAGTCGTGGATTTATATTTTGTCCTGCTTCTCTTAATACCTCTATTAAATCTCCTGCATGTTTCATGTTATGAGTTGTAAAGAATGCATAAGCGGTACCAGTTTGTCTTCTTCGTCCAGTACGACCAATTCTATGTATGTAATCTTCTGACGATGATGGATAATCAAAGTTTATTACATATTTAACATCATCCACAtctgtgaaaaaatattttacaaaatataagaattttcctaatatttatacttatatgtatattgtttgTAATAATCATCACCCCATTTGTTGAGTGTGTCAAGTTCACAGAATGATCTTCAAACTTGCAAAAGTAATTATATAGAATGCTTgagatgaaatatataaaatggtttcgaatatattaaattattataaaatttttaaaagtttttaacttttattGAGATGGAACAATATCCCCCAATTTTCGCTTAAATATATTTGTCTATAAGTCAGGTTTGAAAACCACCCACCTTTTAGTTGGAAATTCCATTTCAAAATCAGCAAAAACAGCCCCATTTACTTTTAAATGTAGGGCTATTCAGTCATGTATGATGGCCTAGAGATTAGACAGACACAGCGGTAGTGTCTGGTTTGGGATAAAGGCAGCATTTTAATGTTTAAGCCTGAATGCATTGAcctttttagattttaaataataattttaacaatTAGAGGCACTAGAAAACGCTTGAGAATTGTTTGACATACTATAACAGCAAATCAATAgacaaagataaaaaaataaatataatatatactacttacatatatatgataaaacaatatttttgtttaaaatgtatgattactttataattattgtattataaacATTTTCGATgtaatcattattattattatattataaaattaaaatctgTATTAAATTCctaaatttaaattcaaaaatatataatactatataagaatttaaaaattgaaaacacaggcgtatgtttaatattttgatattgTTATTGATATAATACAagcaaagaaaaataaaacattcACTGTGTCTGCCCAATACTGGCAGTACACTGCGTTCACTTAGGGTACTCTGTGCCTCTGAAAAAGAAAAGCAGACAGTCTTAGTGGTAGCTTGTGTGCATTTCTTTAGAACCCttcatataaattttattattgaagaaatatgtttatttaaatatttgtacataTAAGTAAtcctatatattttattaatgataaaaaaaatacaaacCTGTTTAAAACGTAAATCATATCATaaggtataaaaataaaattaaaatagagTTTAATCTGTGTATTGTAAGGGCTCTgctattaaaaaatttcaataaatcacACATTGCTACATACATAGCTGTCCACTGGTCTTATTAATAACGCATCTGGCTAATCCAATAAGTGTTGCCAATTCCCATATTCACCCGATATTCTTGACTGTGTAAATAATCTAAGTACTATGAGAAAGTAACGCATACCTAAGCCTCTAGCAGCTACGTCTGTTGCAACTAAAATAGGAGCTCTTCCACTTTTAAATTCCTGTAATACATGATCTCTTTCTTGCTGATTTTTATCGCCATGAATACTCAATGCTTGCCATCCATCTCGCCtgatatttcttgttatatcATCTACTTTTCGTTTTGTTTCAacaaaaattattgttttattttctttttcatttccaaTTTCTTGAAGTAgtctatataattttaaatcttTTTCAAACTCCTGGCAAACATCCACAATTTGAATAATATTATGATTAGCTGATAAGGTCAGAGAACCAATATTAAGATGTGTATAGTCAGTCAAAAAGTCTTCAGCTAATGCACGAACTTCTTTAGGCCATGTAGCTGACCACATCAAAACCTGTCTATCAGGTCGAATTTGTTCAATTATCTTTCTTATTTGAGGTTCAAAACCCATATCCAACATTCTATCAGCTTCATCTAATACTAAATATGTGCATCTAAAATAATGCATATTCAATATcatatatattgaaaatattttaattgtacataATTTTAGTAAAAATAATAGTTATACCTGCGTAAATTTGTAGTTCCTCTTTCCAAGAAATCGATAAGTCTACCTGGTGTAGCAATACATATTTCAACACCTCTTTCTAAATCATGTGCCTGTGGGCCTTTGGGTGCACCACCAAAGATACAGGTATTTCTTACACCTGCTGCTTCTCCGAAACAATTAGCTACTTCCTGAATTTGTTGGGCTAATTCTCTTGTAGGAGCTAAGATTAAAGCAATTGGACCATCTCCATTACCAAGACGTGGTTGATGTATGATGTGAACAATTGCTGGTAAAACAtactgaaataaaaatattttaaaagttcATCGATTCATATAAATTCATTAAaacttaattttatatatatgtattatgtgCATATTTTAActcttaataaaaaaaaaacgtctTTACGTttctacaagttaaaaatttatGTATCTCTAATTTGGCTCACTCCTAGCGTTTTTCCAGAGCCAGTTTGTGCAATAGCAACTAAATCTCTGCCACTAAGTGCAATAGGCCATCCTTGTGCTTGAATTGCTGTAGGTTGAGAATATCCCTGTTTATGTATTTCATCCAATACATAAGGTGGGAAGTTTCCTTCCTCAAAATATTGAATAGGATTAGGTATATTGTCACCTTTTATAGTTATTTCTGCATTTTCTCTGAATTGGCATACTTCTTCTTTTGATCTGGTATAttgtattgaaatttatattgtagttaaaaaaaataataaagagtGGATAAAAGGTTTTTACCTGCTTCTTACTGTAGGATGTTCAATATAAAAATCTTTGCGCAAAGGTTCTAAAGATCTCACATCCCAATTGATTTTTCTAAGAGCTCCTCCAGGTTGTTTGTTTTTTACAATACCTCTGATATTATTAGTAGTGCCTCTACCACGTATACCGCATATATTAATGCTATTACCACGAATACTATCACTACCTCCTTTATTGTTACCTCTGCCACTACCACCTCTGCAGGCTCTATTGTGATCTCTGTCTCGATTAAACCTGGATACATAatctattttaatttataatcagtttattattatattataggaTACAAatttattagatatattatatgaatttcatataaatttaatactttttataataactgaaatattttaataacttgTTTGTTTATTTAGAGATATAATACATTCCgtaataaatgtatttttttcatataagaatgtaatacttttttaataaaattatgagagtaatgtaaaaattattttttcattttaatatctACTTTAGTTAACGATCTATTGTAAATGTACGATAATATAGACACCTATATAGAGATATGTTAAAATATACAATCattttttatcataaattttGATTATTGATTACCATTATCTGCAATACGATTTGGCGCTACATACTTGGTAACtacgataaaataaataattaaatgccTATACTCTGAATTACATCCATGGAAATTTGAATACAAATGTTTAttatgtaattttcaattagGTTGTCAGATCGTACTTACATTTGGAAATTGGAATTTCCTTAAATACAACGAGCAACAGATTATTCTGCTTTGCGGTCACTTTCGCGAACGCCAATCGATACTTTAGTAGAAGCGAATATTAGGAACAGTCAATAATCCTAGTTGAAAAATTGTATTAAGCTTAACGCAAGCTATGAAGTTTCTTGACGATGAAAATG
It includes:
- the LOC126923438 gene encoding probable ATP-dependent RNA helicase DDX5 isoform X1, which encodes MFNRDRDHNRACRGGSGRGNNKGGSDSIRGNSINICGIRGRGTTNNIRGIVKNKQPGGALRKINWDVRSLEPLRKDFYIEHPTVRSRSKEEVCQFRENAEITIKAIQAQGWPIALSGRDLVAIAQTGSGKTLGYVLPAIVHIIHQPRLGNGDGPIALILAPTRELAQQIQEVANCFGEAAGVRNTCIFGGAPKGPQAHDLERGVEICIATPGRLIDFLERGTTNLRRCTYLVLDEADRMLDMGFEPQIRKIIEQIRPDRQVLMWSATWPKEVRALAEDFLTDYTHLNIGSLTLSANHNIIQIVDVCQEFEKDLKLYRLLQEIGNEKENKTIIFVETKRKVDDITRNIRRDGWQALSIHGDKNQQERDHVLQEFKSGRAPILVATDVAARGLDVDDVKYVINFDYPSSSEDYIHRIGRTGRRRQTGTAYAFFTTHNMKHAGDLIEVLREAGQNINPRLTEMAELAKSGSYGSRSGKRFMSNDRSNTRRGNTDTRGRGGSTRGRGRGGNSYQSTSNNYSNSDYNSYNNMRQSNSTNQNTGYGYTQRTYGQSNLTPSYGGGDNYGSTYQYRGTTY
- the LOC126923438 gene encoding probable ATP-dependent RNA helicase DDX5 isoform X2, whose product is MFNRDRDHNRACRGGSGRGNNKGGSDSIRGNSINICGIRGRGTTNNIRGIVKNKQPGGALRKINWDVRSLEPLRKDFYIEHPTVRSRSKEEVCQFRENAEITIKGDNIPNPIQYFEEGNFPPYVLDEIHKQGYSQPTAIQAQGWPIALSGRDLVAIAQTGSGKTLGYVLPAIVHIIHQPRLGNGDGPIALILAPTRELAQQIQEVANCFGEAAGVRNTCIFGGAPKGPQAHDLERGVEICIATPGRLIDFLERGTTNLRRCTYLVLDEADRMLDMGFEPQIRKIIEQIRPDRQVLMWSATWPKEVRALAEDFLTDYTHLNIGSLTLSANHNIIQIVDVCQEFEKDLKLYRLLQEIGNEKENKTIIFVETKRKVDDITRNIRRDGWQALSIHGDKNQQERDHVLQEFKSGRAPILVATDVAARGLEAQSTLSERSVLPVLGRHSECFIFLCLYYINNNIKILNIRLCFQFLNSYIVLYIFEFKFRNLIQILIL
- the LOC126923436 gene encoding uncharacterized protein LOC126923436 isoform X1; amino-acid sequence: MRMAYRDRERSDRRGGGGVRGGGRFSGRDGSSGSGRFGSNSNRDSNFGNNNFKNRQPGERLRKPRWDMSTLPPFRKDFYQPHPNVTTRSSHLVEAYRSDKEITVKGTNVPGPNIFFEEGGFPDYVLNEIRRQGFGEPTAIQAQGWPIALSGRDMVGIAQTGSGKTLAYILPAIVHINHQPRLNRNDGPIALILAPTRELAQQIQQVASDFGISSQVRNTCIFGGAPKGPQARDLERGVEICIATPGRLIDFLERGTTNLRRCTYLVLDEADRMLDMGFEPQIRKIVEQIRPDRQTLMWSATWPKEVRNLAEEFLTDYIQINIGSLQLAANHNILQIVDVCEEYEKEGKLMKLLEEISNEPENKTIIFVETKRKVDDITRAINRYGWQAIGIHGDKSQQERDYVLNQFRNSRSAILVATDVAARGLDVEDVKFVINLDYPSNSEDYVHRIGRTGRSQRTGTAYAFFTPGNAHKASDLIQVLEEAKQVVNPKLYELSRNPGIYKRGRYGGRSGGGGGRGSGGRGGTSRGSRGGRDGERGGRFDRSNGGGGDRGNKWNGNNSSITSNKNCGVGGGNYNSKAFSQNNYGGGSGGGSSGYSQNGGYGGSGGGGGSGSNYRQQNGY
- the LOC126923436 gene encoding uncharacterized protein LOC126923436 isoform X2 — encoded protein: MRMAYRDRERSDRRGGGGVRGGGRFSGRDGSSGSGRFGSNSNRDSNFGNNNFKNRQPGERLRKPRWDMSTLPPFRKDFYQPHPNVTTRSSHLVEAYRSDKEITVKGTNVPGPNIFFEEGGFPDYVLNEIRRQGFGEPTAIQAQGWPIALSGRDMVGIAQTGSGKTLAYILPAIVHINHQPRLNRNDGPIALILAPTRELAQQIQQVASDFGISSQVRNTCIFGGAPKGPQARDLERGVEICIATPGRLIDFLERGTTNLRRCTYLVLDEADRMLDMGFEPQIRKIVEQIRPDRQTLMWSATWPKEVRNLAEEFLTDYIQINIGSLQLAANHNILQIVDVCEEYEKEGKLMKLLEEISNEPENKTIIFVETKRKVDDITRAINRYGWQAIGIHGDKSQQERDYVLNQFRNSRSAILVATDVAARGLDVEDVKFVINLDYPSNSEDYVHRIGRTGRSQRTGTAYAFFTPGNAHKASDLIQVLEEAKQVVNPKLYELSRNPGIYKRGRYGGRSGGGGGRGSGGRGGTSRGSRGGRDGERGGRFDRSNGGGGDRGNKWNGGVGGGNYNSKAFSQNNYGGGSGGGSSGYSQNGGYGGSGGGGGSGSNYRQQNGY